The Nostoc sp. 'Peltigera membranacea cyanobiont' N6 genome contains the following window.
TTTTTTGAATGTTAGACTCCTGATTGCTGTATCCGCCTGGGAATTTGACTTAATCTGCCACTGACTCCCAGGGAAAGACAACGGGTCTTCAACTACCAATAAAAATCTCAAGCTAACTGAACGCACCCCCACTGATAGACGTTTGAACTTATCCTACATTGATTTGGGGCAATTGATAAGCTGAAATTTTAATCTATTTGGGATTTTCTGCTGACATTGGGGATCGCTTAAATTTCCCATTTTATTCTACCAGTTGCTTCCATCAGCAGAGGGTGTGACCACCAAAGCAAAGCGATAAAAATGGCAACTCCCAAATAGGAAGGGCGAATAAATTCCTGCCATAAGATAGATTGACGACCGTCAATAATTGCTTTAAAGGGAATAATTGAAGTCCGTTGTTTGGCACTTTCAAAGGCTTCTCCATAGCGATCGCTCAAACGGCGATCCCCATGCCAAACCCCGAACAAGTGATGTAACACCAATCCAATGGAAGTCACAAGGGTAAAGGTAGTACCCAACCAGAGAGTATGGGCAACACACCAGATTATTTGTCCCACCATCTGAGGATGACGAGTAATCCGAATAATTCCTGTTTCGTAGAGATGAACTTGGGGCTTTTGAATAGCAGCAATTTCTAGTAGATTGAAGGTAGCAGGATATAAAAACAAAAACGAGATCGCTGACAGCAGCCAAACAAATTCTCGCACTCCTGGTACTCCTTGTACCTGCCAAAGTTGCAAACCATCATAGCGGTGCCCAAAAAAGTAAATAATTAAGATCGCAGCCAACGGTAGGCTGACTAATGCAAAGAGAATGCGATAAAGCCTTGGGCCAATATATTTTTCTGCCCTTGGACGCAAAGCAGCGCCTCCACTGT
Protein-coding sequences here:
- a CDS encoding NnrU family protein, encoding MLLISWLTPSHFVILGLQIVFAIAHSGGAALRPRAEKYIGPRLYRILFALVSLPLAAILIIYFFGHRYDGLQLWQVQGVPGVREFVWLLSAISFLFLYPATFNLLEIAAIQKPQVHLYETGIIRITRHPQMVGQIIWCVAHTLWLGTTFTLVTSIGLVLHHLFGVWHGDRRLSDRYGEAFESAKQRTSIIPFKAIIDGRQSILWQEFIRPSYLGVAIFIALLWWSHPLLMEATGRIKWEI